The Ooceraea biroi isolate clonal line C1 chromosome 1, Obir_v5.4, whole genome shotgun sequence genome has a window encoding:
- the LOC105280462 gene encoding uncharacterized protein LOC105280462 isoform X3 produces the protein MAEEEGIEWLQELLHDVQLSQFFTRIRDDLQITRLHHFDYVQPQDLEKIGLGKPGVRRLLDAVKKRRSAQWKKSLITKIKPGSSSKSNKRSSQSIETSSVLTCLIQDKDVTLSVKLGDGSFGVVKRGEWTSPSGRTLPVAVKVLKADALTQPSVIEDFVSEVQAMHTLDHHNLIRLYGVVLSQPMMMVTELAPLGALLDYLRQQCSRISILTLCNYALQVATGMAYLEAKRFLHRDLACRNVLLSTVDKVKIGDFGLMRALPQQEDCYVMTEHKKVPFPWCAPESLKARQFSHASDVWMFGVTLWEMLTFGEEPWLGLNGSEILRKIDREGERLHEPEATPPYMYELMLRCWAREPSDRPTFAFLKESLTGMVPSVMKALTTFEETGKMTIDAGDQIAIIDGRPENYWWKGQNQRTFQIAHFPRCLVDPMRRKQPEDISKPLENSFIHTGHGAPFGKSWGSPVYIDDVYLRNPMDPPDVLVAASSDSQKKKFSCGTPRTRKQFNYTKLRNDAKSSPIKSSQSTSVSGTNQEGTLIDLSAEELASDNAHEQEAACRRVVNILDEPIESERFSWQDEEGRTYANFPGNVDPAYSDPFDTSAVFMKPPHSRYYSHVPTEVASRYMKTQTYSNVNNQEAGESSQDAANCFITNSTDAEETHQYSVNLNKESRQDTINLNVNVEGADGAAGHYSEIDKVSPRGSSWSTWPEDLRNTSAAQTYVNIGGGFVPSFAAPIPPPPPTVGPNQASPPKPKSNCDLAQSMNELSLNSNSSTSVAKKLDPSFLAELEKHLGEKEATKNTNANSGETQETGATCANYLRYPSLDKRRNSTQQSLGTEDVARPSSVIPALKPPPQGKPKSPVTTMDHRAPSSSTLPNKVPNLEQLSQNEFNTLYNKTVQQNILRNYYSNNLSNEPSQNYAQEGTSTQQQQKAVVGKNQPVQGHPCDFSSYLKQPPVYNPPPPPTWSPHKSGQNGYVQNHRPAAKCNLSGPSNLLQIETSTGAKTTSDLAAAKINTLQVNQHPVGTSPPLTAASQQLVMSLSDEFRASKIMKVQRDAADASQQEVLAALQATGWDTNQAAKQIAKDRQAKIESLVRLGLANRQQCESALKRTEYDVEMAASLLLDQAR, from the exons atggcAGAGGAAGAAGGCATTGAATGGCTTCAGGAGCTGCTGCATGATGTGCAGCTCTCCCAGTTTTTCACGCGAATACGGGACGACCTGCAGATCACTCGCCTACATCACTTTGACTACGTTCAGCCGCAAGATCTGGAAAAAATCGGTCTGGGCAAGCCTGGTGTTAGACGACTGCTGGATGCGGTGAAAAAGCGACGTAGTGCTCAATGGAAGAAAAGTCTGATTACCAAAATTAAACCCGGCAGCAGCAGTAAAAGCAATAAGCGATCCTCGCAGTCTATCGAGACCTCCTCGGTGCTGACGTGTCTCATACAAGACAAGGATGTCACACTGTCCGTTAAGTTGGGCGATGGAAGCTTCGGTGTAGTTAAAAGAGGGGAATGGACCTCTCCCTCCGGACGGACTCTTCCGGTTGCCGTGAAAGTCTTGAAGGCGGATGCTCTTACGCAGCCTAGTGTCATAGAAGACTTTGTTTCCGAGGTTCAAGCGATGCACACATTGGATCATCACAATCTCATCAGGCTATATGGCGTGGTACTGTCACAGCCGATGATGATGGTGACTGAGCTTGCGCCTTTGGGCGCGCTACTCGATTATCTGCGGCAGCAGTGCAGCAGAATCTCCATTCTCACGCTTTGCAATTACGCGCTGCAAGTCGCCACGGGTATGGCGTACTTGGAAGCGAAGCGCTTTTTGCATCGCGACCTGGCGTGTAGAAATGTCCTGCTGAGCACTGTCGACAAGGTGAAAATCGGTGACTTCGGACTGATGAGAGCGCTCCCTCAGCAGGAAGACTGTTACGTCATGACTGAACACAAGAAGGTACCGTTTCCCTGGTGCGCTCCCGAATCTCTGAAAGCTCGACAATTCAGTCACGCATCGGACGTTTGGATGTTTGGCGTAACGCTGTGGGAGATGCTAACGTTCGGGGAAGAGCCCTGGTTGGGGCTGAATGGTTCGGAGATACTGCGGAAGATTGATCGCGAAGGTGAACGACTTCACGAGCCGGAGGCGACACCCCCGTACATGTATGAGCTAATGCTTCGTTGTTGGGCGAGAGAGCCTTCGGACAGGCCGACGTTCGCTTTCTTGAAAGAATCGTTGACCGGAATGGTGCCATCTGTAATGAAAGCCTTAACCACCTTCGAGGAGACCGGCAAAATGACCATCGACGCGGGAGATCAGATCGCGATAATCGACGGGCGCCCGGAGAACTATTGGTGGAAAGGCCAGAACCAGCGAACCTTTCAAATAGCGCACTTTCCGCGCTGTTTGGTTGACCCGATGCGGCGGAAACAGCCGGAAGACATTAGCAAGCCGTTAGAGAATTCATTCATTCACACGGGGCACGGAGCGCCCTTTGGCAAGAGTTGGGGCAGCCCGGTCTACATTGATGACGTTTACCTAAGGAATCCAATGGATCCTCCGGATGTGTTGGTGGCAGCCTCGTCAGATAGTcagaagaagaaattttcttGCGGTACTCCGCGCACCAGAAAGCAATTTAATTACACGAAGCTGCGCAATGACGCCAAATCGAGTCCCATCAAAAGCTCACAGTCAACGTCGGTTTCAGGTACCAACCAAGAGGGTACTCTGATCGATCTGTCCGCCGAGGAGTTAGCGAGCGATAACGCGCACGAGCAAGAGGCTGCGTGTAGACGAGTGGTTAACATTCTGGACGAGCCTATCGAGAGCGAGAGGTTCTCTTGGCAGGACGAGGAAGGCAGAACGTACGCTAACTTCCCCGGTAACGTGGATCCCGCGTATTCCGATCCCTTCGACACGTCCGCGGTGTTTATGAAACCGCCACATTCGCGATATTATAGTCACGTGCCCACTGAAGTAGCTAGTCGTTACATGAAGACACAGACATACAGCAATGTCAATAACCAGGAGGCAGGAGAGTCCAGTCAGGATGCTGCGAACTGCTTCATCACTAATTCCACTGACGCAGAG gaAACTCATCAGTACTCTGTAAATTTGAACAAAGAGAGTCGGCAGGACACGATAAACCTGAACGTGAACGTGGAGGGTGCCGACGGTGCTGCAGGTCACTACAGCGAAATAGATAAAGTTAGTCCGCGGGGATCGAGCTGGTCGACTTGGCCGGAAGATCTACGGAATACTTCCGCTGCGCAAACGTATGTCAATATAGGCGGGGGCTTCGTGCCGTCGTTCGCGGCACCAATCCCGCCGCCTCCTCCCACAGTTGGACCGAACCAAGCGAGCCCACCGAAGCCCAAGTCCAATTGTGATCTCGCACAAAGCATGAACGAGCTATCGTTGAACTCCAATTCTAGTACTAGTGTCGCAAAGAAGTTGGACCCGAGTTTTTTGGCCGAGTTAGAAAAGCATTTGGGTGAGAAGGAGGCAACCAAAAATACGAACGCCAATAGCGGAGAGACTCAGGAGACGGGAGCCACCTGCGCGAACTACCTGCGTTACCCGTCACTGGACAAACGGCGGAATTCCACTCAGCAGTCTTTAGGGACGGAAGACGTTGCTAGACCTTCCTCAGTCATCCCGGCGCTGAAGCCTCCGCCGCAGGGGAAACCGAAGTCGCCGGTGACGACGATGGATCATCGAGCGCCCTCGTCGTCGACGCTGCCTAATAAG GTACCGAATCTGGAGCAACTGTCTCAGAACGAATTTAATACTCTTTACAACAAGACTGTCCAGCAGAATATCCTTCGCAACTATTACTCTAACAATTTAAGCAACGAACCGAGCCAAAATTACGCCCAGGAAGGAACTAGCACTCAGCAGCAACAGAAAGCTGTCGTCGGCAAAAATCAGCCTGTTCAAGGGCATCCCTGCGACTTTAGTTCTTATCTGAAACAACCGCCGGTTTACAATCCGCCACCCCCTCCAACCTGGAGCCCGCATAAGTCTGGTCAGAACGGTTACGTGCAGAACCATCGTCCTGCGGCGAAGTGCAACCTAAGCGGGCCCTCTAATCTGCTGCAAATTGAAACTTCCACTGGTGCCAAGACGACGAGCGATCTAGCTGCTGCCAAGATAAACACGTTGCAGGTCAATCAGCACCCTGTCGGTACCAGTCCGCCACTCACTGCAGCTTCCCAGCAATTGGTGATGTCTTTGAGCGACGAATTCAGAGCGAGCAAGATCATGAAGGTGCAGCGGGACGCTGCGGATGCGTCGCAACAGGAAGTGCTAGCTGCCCTGCAAGCGACTGGGTGGGACACGAATCAAGCAGCCAAACAGATCGCAAAGGATAGACAGGCGAAGATCGAGAGTCTCGTCAG GTTGGGTTTGGCTAATAGACAACAGTGCGAGAGTGCTCTGAAGCGGACTGAATACGATGTAGAAATGGCAGCTTCGTTATTGCTCGATCAAGCCAGATGA
- the LOC105280462 gene encoding uncharacterized protein LOC105280462 isoform X1, with protein MAEEEGIEWLQELLHDVQLSQFFTRIRDDLQITRLHHFDYVQPQDLEKIGLGKPGVRRLLDAVKKRRSAQWKKSLITKIKPGSSSKSNKRSSQSIETSSVLTCLIQDKDVTLSVKLGDGSFGVVKRGEWTSPSGRTLPVAVKVLKADALTQPSVIEDFVSEVQAMHTLDHHNLIRLYGVVLSQPMMMVTELAPLGALLDYLRQQCSRISILTLCNYALQVATGMAYLEAKRFLHRDLACRNVLLSTVDKVKIGDFGLMRALPQQEDCYVMTEHKKVPFPWCAPESLKARQFSHASDVWMFGVTLWEMLTFGEEPWLGLNGSEILRKIDREGERLHEPEATPPYMYELMLRCWAREPSDRPTFAFLKESLTGMVPSVMKALTTFEETGKMTIDAGDQIAIIDGRPENYWWKGQNQRTFQIAHFPRCLVDPMRRKQPEDISKPLENSFIHTGHGAPFGKSWGSPVYIDDVYLRNPMDPPDVLVAASSDSQKKKFSCGTPRTRKQFNYTKLRNDAKSSPIKSSQSTSVSGTNQEGTLIDLSAEELASDNAHEQEAACRRVVNILDEPIESERFSWQDEEGRTYANFPGNVDPAYSDPFDTSAVFMKPPHSRYYSHVPTEVASRYMKTQTYSNVNNQEAGESSQDAANCFITNSTDAEETHQYSVNLNKESRQDTINLNVNVEGADGAAGHYSEIDKVSPRGSSWSTWPEDLRNTSAAQTYVNIGGGFVPSFAAPIPPPPPTVGPNQASPPKPKSNCDLAQSMNELSLNSNSSTSVAKKLDPSFLAELEKHLGEKEATKNTNANSGETQETGATCANYLRYPSLDKRRNSTQQSLGTEDVARPSSVIPALKPPPQGKPKSPVTTMDHRAPSSSTLPNKVQNSWQPKSINVQRPRLQDEQRVSESPTDVIVNQIWQQTQTLSQQNVCSTDSIAGRQTLMLLPVAQEGVNLLQETASHVAGGTANDQDQHGPSNVAKTAALIQAQACSSSSQNYPQNITNVSQDDVNLLQETASSCHIAGSSTSEPRHGPCNVAKAAFNQIQTTLSNSQSYLQNSLGVGQQSTFSSSQIVASNITFNGMNESQYGAANIFKTNQNYLHNASSTSVNFGLLQTTASYISGSLPLGQNYSQSPISVLNQTHLQNHPPMSSSMSNTHGITHIQNNLQQPQHMKPTTVLSEQVYAELKQTVPNLEQLSQNEFNTLYNKTVQQNILRNYYSNNLSNEPSQNYAQEGTSTQQQQKAVVGKNQPVQGHPCDFSSYLKQPPVYNPPPPPTWSPHKSGQNGYVQNHRPAAKCNLSGPSNLLQIETSTGAKTTSDLAAAKINTLQVNQHPVGTSPPLTAASQQLVMSLSDEFRASKIMKVQRDAADASQQEVLAALQATGWDTNQAAKQIAKDRQAKIESLVRLGLANRQQCESALKRTEYDVEMAASLLLDQAR; from the exons atggcAGAGGAAGAAGGCATTGAATGGCTTCAGGAGCTGCTGCATGATGTGCAGCTCTCCCAGTTTTTCACGCGAATACGGGACGACCTGCAGATCACTCGCCTACATCACTTTGACTACGTTCAGCCGCAAGATCTGGAAAAAATCGGTCTGGGCAAGCCTGGTGTTAGACGACTGCTGGATGCGGTGAAAAAGCGACGTAGTGCTCAATGGAAGAAAAGTCTGATTACCAAAATTAAACCCGGCAGCAGCAGTAAAAGCAATAAGCGATCCTCGCAGTCTATCGAGACCTCCTCGGTGCTGACGTGTCTCATACAAGACAAGGATGTCACACTGTCCGTTAAGTTGGGCGATGGAAGCTTCGGTGTAGTTAAAAGAGGGGAATGGACCTCTCCCTCCGGACGGACTCTTCCGGTTGCCGTGAAAGTCTTGAAGGCGGATGCTCTTACGCAGCCTAGTGTCATAGAAGACTTTGTTTCCGAGGTTCAAGCGATGCACACATTGGATCATCACAATCTCATCAGGCTATATGGCGTGGTACTGTCACAGCCGATGATGATGGTGACTGAGCTTGCGCCTTTGGGCGCGCTACTCGATTATCTGCGGCAGCAGTGCAGCAGAATCTCCATTCTCACGCTTTGCAATTACGCGCTGCAAGTCGCCACGGGTATGGCGTACTTGGAAGCGAAGCGCTTTTTGCATCGCGACCTGGCGTGTAGAAATGTCCTGCTGAGCACTGTCGACAAGGTGAAAATCGGTGACTTCGGACTGATGAGAGCGCTCCCTCAGCAGGAAGACTGTTACGTCATGACTGAACACAAGAAGGTACCGTTTCCCTGGTGCGCTCCCGAATCTCTGAAAGCTCGACAATTCAGTCACGCATCGGACGTTTGGATGTTTGGCGTAACGCTGTGGGAGATGCTAACGTTCGGGGAAGAGCCCTGGTTGGGGCTGAATGGTTCGGAGATACTGCGGAAGATTGATCGCGAAGGTGAACGACTTCACGAGCCGGAGGCGACACCCCCGTACATGTATGAGCTAATGCTTCGTTGTTGGGCGAGAGAGCCTTCGGACAGGCCGACGTTCGCTTTCTTGAAAGAATCGTTGACCGGAATGGTGCCATCTGTAATGAAAGCCTTAACCACCTTCGAGGAGACCGGCAAAATGACCATCGACGCGGGAGATCAGATCGCGATAATCGACGGGCGCCCGGAGAACTATTGGTGGAAAGGCCAGAACCAGCGAACCTTTCAAATAGCGCACTTTCCGCGCTGTTTGGTTGACCCGATGCGGCGGAAACAGCCGGAAGACATTAGCAAGCCGTTAGAGAATTCATTCATTCACACGGGGCACGGAGCGCCCTTTGGCAAGAGTTGGGGCAGCCCGGTCTACATTGATGACGTTTACCTAAGGAATCCAATGGATCCTCCGGATGTGTTGGTGGCAGCCTCGTCAGATAGTcagaagaagaaattttcttGCGGTACTCCGCGCACCAGAAAGCAATTTAATTACACGAAGCTGCGCAATGACGCCAAATCGAGTCCCATCAAAAGCTCACAGTCAACGTCGGTTTCAGGTACCAACCAAGAGGGTACTCTGATCGATCTGTCCGCCGAGGAGTTAGCGAGCGATAACGCGCACGAGCAAGAGGCTGCGTGTAGACGAGTGGTTAACATTCTGGACGAGCCTATCGAGAGCGAGAGGTTCTCTTGGCAGGACGAGGAAGGCAGAACGTACGCTAACTTCCCCGGTAACGTGGATCCCGCGTATTCCGATCCCTTCGACACGTCCGCGGTGTTTATGAAACCGCCACATTCGCGATATTATAGTCACGTGCCCACTGAAGTAGCTAGTCGTTACATGAAGACACAGACATACAGCAATGTCAATAACCAGGAGGCAGGAGAGTCCAGTCAGGATGCTGCGAACTGCTTCATCACTAATTCCACTGACGCAGAG gaAACTCATCAGTACTCTGTAAATTTGAACAAAGAGAGTCGGCAGGACACGATAAACCTGAACGTGAACGTGGAGGGTGCCGACGGTGCTGCAGGTCACTACAGCGAAATAGATAAAGTTAGTCCGCGGGGATCGAGCTGGTCGACTTGGCCGGAAGATCTACGGAATACTTCCGCTGCGCAAACGTATGTCAATATAGGCGGGGGCTTCGTGCCGTCGTTCGCGGCACCAATCCCGCCGCCTCCTCCCACAGTTGGACCGAACCAAGCGAGCCCACCGAAGCCCAAGTCCAATTGTGATCTCGCACAAAGCATGAACGAGCTATCGTTGAACTCCAATTCTAGTACTAGTGTCGCAAAGAAGTTGGACCCGAGTTTTTTGGCCGAGTTAGAAAAGCATTTGGGTGAGAAGGAGGCAACCAAAAATACGAACGCCAATAGCGGAGAGACTCAGGAGACGGGAGCCACCTGCGCGAACTACCTGCGTTACCCGTCACTGGACAAACGGCGGAATTCCACTCAGCAGTCTTTAGGGACGGAAGACGTTGCTAGACCTTCCTCAGTCATCCCGGCGCTGAAGCCTCCGCCGCAGGGGAAACCGAAGTCGCCGGTGACGACGATGGATCATCGAGCGCCCTCGTCGTCGACGCTGCCTAATAAGGTGCAGAATTCTTGGCAGCCGAAAAGCATAAACGTTCAGAGACCGCGTCTTCAGGACGAACAACGCGTATCGGAATCACCTACTGATGTCATAGTGAATCAAATCTGGCAACAAACGCAGACTCTGTCCCAGCAAAATGTCTGTTCAACCGATTCAATTGCCGGCCGACAGACGTTAATGCTTCTTCCGGTTGCTCAGGAAGGTGTCAATCTACTTCAAGAAACCGCTAGCCACGTTGCTGGTGGTACCGCGAACGATCAAGATCAGCATGGGCCCTCCAACGTCGCTAAGACCGCTGCTTTAATTCAGGCACAGGCTTGCTCCTCATCGAGTCAGAATTATCCTCAAAATATAACGAACGTTAGTCAGGACGACGTTAATCTGCTTCAGGAAACTGCCAGCAGCTGTCATATTGCTGGCAGCAGTACAAGCGAGCCTCGCCATGGACCCTGCAACGTCGCAAAGGCTGCGTTTAATCAGATACAAACCACCTTGTCAAATAGCCAAAGTTATCTTCAGAATTCATTGGGCGTCGGCCAGCAGAGCACTTTCAGCTCCTCGCAGATTGTCGCCAGTAATATTACCTTTAATGGCATGAACGAATCTCAGTACGGCGCGGCCAATATCTTCAAAACGAATCAGAACTACCTTCACAACGCGTCAAGCACTTCGGTAAACTTCGGTCTTCTCCAAACAACCGCCAGTTATATTTCTGGTAGCTTACCATTAGGTCAGAATTATTCGCAGAGCCCAATATCGGTCCTTAATCAGACCCACCTACAAAATCATCCACCAATGTCATCGAGCATGAGTAATACTCACGGAATCACTCATATACAGAATAATTTGCAGCAACCGCAACACATGAAACCCACTACGGTTTTATCGGAACAAGTGTATGCCGAGCTGAAGCAGAcg GTACCGAATCTGGAGCAACTGTCTCAGAACGAATTTAATACTCTTTACAACAAGACTGTCCAGCAGAATATCCTTCGCAACTATTACTCTAACAATTTAAGCAACGAACCGAGCCAAAATTACGCCCAGGAAGGAACTAGCACTCAGCAGCAACAGAAAGCTGTCGTCGGCAAAAATCAGCCTGTTCAAGGGCATCCCTGCGACTTTAGTTCTTATCTGAAACAACCGCCGGTTTACAATCCGCCACCCCCTCCAACCTGGAGCCCGCATAAGTCTGGTCAGAACGGTTACGTGCAGAACCATCGTCCTGCGGCGAAGTGCAACCTAAGCGGGCCCTCTAATCTGCTGCAAATTGAAACTTCCACTGGTGCCAAGACGACGAGCGATCTAGCTGCTGCCAAGATAAACACGTTGCAGGTCAATCAGCACCCTGTCGGTACCAGTCCGCCACTCACTGCAGCTTCCCAGCAATTGGTGATGTCTTTGAGCGACGAATTCAGAGCGAGCAAGATCATGAAGGTGCAGCGGGACGCTGCGGATGCGTCGCAACAGGAAGTGCTAGCTGCCCTGCAAGCGACTGGGTGGGACACGAATCAAGCAGCCAAACAGATCGCAAAGGATAGACAGGCGAAGATCGAGAGTCTCGTCAG GTTGGGTTTGGCTAATAGACAACAGTGCGAGAGTGCTCTGAAGCGGACTGAATACGATGTAGAAATGGCAGCTTCGTTATTGCTCGATCAAGCCAGATGA